One genomic region from Myripristis murdjan chromosome 7, fMyrMur1.1, whole genome shotgun sequence encodes:
- the tnnc1a gene encoding troponin C type 1a (slow): MNDIYKAAVEQLTDEQKNEFKAAFDIFVQDAEDGCISTKELGKVMRMLGQNPTPEELQEMIDEVDEDGSGTVDFDEFLVMMVKCMKDDSKGKSEEELAELFRMFDKNADGYIDLDELKVMLESTGEAITEDDIEELMKDGDKNNDGKIDYDEFLEFMKGVE, translated from the exons ATGAACGACATCTACAAGGCAGCG GTTGAGCAACTGACAGATGAGCAGAAAAATG AGTTCAAGGCTGCCTTTGACATCTTCGTCCAAGATGCAGAAGACGGCTGCATCAGCACCAAGGAGCTGGGGAAGGTGATGAGGATGCTAGGCCAGAACCCCACcccagaggagctgcaggagatgATTGATGAGGTGGATGAAGATG GGAGCGGGACAGTGGACTTTGACGAGTTCCTGGTCATGATGGTGAAGTGCATGAAGGACGACAGCAAGGGGAAGTCGGAGGAGGAGCTGGCAGAGCTGTTCCGCATGTTCGACAA GAATGCAGATGGCTACATTGACCTGGATGAGCTCAAAGTGATGCTGGAATCTACAGGAGAAGCAATTACTGAGGATGACATCGAGGAGCTGATGAAGGATGGGGACAAGAACAATGATGGCAAAATTGACTACGATG AGTTCTTGGAGTTCATGAAAGGAGTGGAGTAA